The Akkermansia muciniphila genome contains a region encoding:
- a CDS encoding inorganic phosphate transporter: MDPLYYFIIGLILVLSCFDLVVGVSNDAANFLNSAVGSKAAPRRTILLVAALGIIIGSLFSSGMMEIARSGVFMPAQFTFHDIMLIFLAVMLTDVILLDVFNTFGLPTSTTVSIVFELLGGAVAVALFKIWSGEPGAAQELSSYINSSKALAIISGIFSSVFVAFICGITVMWISRLIFSFNYRKSFKYLGAAWCGAALTAITYFAIFKGLKGSTLVTKDMVRHLDAHIWLYVCYSLVFWTVLMAVLQNLCKVNILKIAVLAGTMALALSFAGNDLVNFIGVFMAGQSSMEIASAAAAQGADLSTLTMGGLMAPVTADWRYLLGAGVIMVLALIFSKKARTVTDTEVNLARQGGGVERFGSVPPARMAVRYALHASRAVEKIMPACVGRFIEKRFRPVAEGPDDGASFDLIRASVNLTVAALLISLATSLRLPLSTTYVTFMVAMGSSLADKAWGRDSAVYRITGVITVISGWFFTAFAAFTMCCIVAACIVYGGLFGIIAMCGLAAFLLLKSARLHKKRTQAAALAQGANYRDPAAAARYNEEIIELMKRMAEIYEMNLEALNVEDRKRLKKLRKEARGIRRSLGERMAMEVMPVVRELPDEEADRGKRYVQMVEYATSVFESLSNITTASYAYIDNNHEGLDLGRIEHLRGMNNRVSSLYPRFRDMMESNDYAGLDECLAGMDALDEEFAEAVKQQIILRAEDVSDMRRALLYLNLLNETRTMIRKVLLLAKIQRKFVLGW, encoded by the coding sequence ATGGACCCACTCTATTACTTCATCATAGGACTGATTCTGGTACTCTCCTGCTTTGACCTCGTGGTAGGGGTCTCCAATGACGCGGCCAACTTCCTGAACTCCGCCGTCGGCTCCAAGGCCGCTCCGCGCAGGACAATCCTGCTGGTAGCGGCGCTGGGCATCATCATCGGTTCCCTGTTCTCCAGCGGCATGATGGAAATTGCCCGGAGCGGCGTGTTCATGCCGGCCCAGTTCACCTTTCATGACATCATGCTGATCTTCCTGGCGGTAATGCTGACGGACGTGATTCTGCTGGACGTCTTCAACACCTTCGGCCTGCCCACCTCCACCACGGTTTCCATCGTCTTTGAACTCCTGGGGGGCGCCGTGGCGGTGGCCCTGTTTAAAATCTGGTCCGGAGAGCCGGGGGCGGCGCAGGAACTGTCCAGCTACATCAACTCCTCCAAGGCGCTGGCCATCATCTCCGGCATCTTTTCCTCCGTCTTCGTCGCCTTCATCTGCGGGATAACGGTCATGTGGATATCCCGCCTCATCTTCTCCTTCAACTACAGGAAATCCTTCAAATACCTGGGGGCCGCCTGGTGCGGCGCGGCCCTGACGGCCATCACGTACTTCGCCATCTTCAAGGGGCTGAAAGGCAGTACGCTGGTCACCAAGGACATGGTCCGGCACCTGGACGCCCACATCTGGCTGTACGTGTGCTACAGCCTGGTATTCTGGACCGTCCTGATGGCCGTGCTCCAGAACCTCTGCAAAGTGAACATCCTAAAAATAGCCGTTCTGGCGGGCACCATGGCGCTGGCCCTTTCCTTTGCCGGGAATGACCTGGTCAACTTCATCGGCGTCTTCATGGCAGGGCAGTCCTCCATGGAGATAGCCTCCGCCGCCGCGGCGCAGGGCGCGGACCTCTCCACGCTGACCATGGGCGGCCTGATGGCCCCCGTCACGGCGGACTGGCGCTACCTGCTGGGCGCGGGCGTGATCATGGTGCTCGCCCTCATCTTCTCCAAAAAGGCGCGGACCGTGACGGACACGGAGGTCAATCTGGCGAGGCAGGGCGGGGGCGTGGAACGGTTCGGCTCCGTTCCCCCGGCCCGCATGGCCGTGCGTTATGCGCTGCATGCCTCCCGCGCGGTGGAAAAAATCATGCCCGCCTGCGTGGGAAGATTCATTGAAAAACGCTTCCGGCCCGTGGCGGAAGGGCCGGATGACGGGGCCTCCTTTGACCTGATCCGCGCCTCCGTGAATCTGACGGTGGCGGCGCTGCTCATCTCCCTGGCTACCTCCCTGCGGCTCCCCCTCTCCACTACGTATGTGACGTTCATGGTGGCGATGGGTTCCTCCCTGGCGGACAAGGCCTGGGGGCGTGACAGCGCGGTGTACCGCATTACGGGGGTGATTACGGTAATCTCCGGATGGTTCTTCACGGCCTTTGCCGCATTCACCATGTGCTGCATCGTGGCGGCGTGCATTGTATACGGCGGCCTCTTCGGCATCATTGCCATGTGCGGGCTGGCGGCCTTCCTGCTGCTGAAAAGCGCCAGGCTTCACAAAAAGAGAACCCAGGCCGCGGCTTTGGCACAGGGCGCCAATTACCGGGATCCCGCCGCTGCCGCCCGCTACAATGAAGAAATCATTGAGCTGATGAAGCGCATGGCGGAAATCTATGAAATGAACCTGGAAGCCCTGAACGTGGAGGACCGTAAGCGGCTGAAAAAGCTCCGGAAGGAGGCTCGCGGCATCCGCCGCTCCCTGGGCGAGAGGATGGCAATGGAAGTCATGCCCGTGGTGCGGGAACTCCCGGATGAGGAGGCGGACCGCGGAAAGCGCTACGTGCAGATGGTGGAATACGCCACCTCCGTCTTTGAATCCCTCTCCAACATTACTACGGCCAGCTACGCCTACATTGACAACAACCATGAAGGCCTGGACCTGGGCAGGATAGAACACCTGCGGGGAATGAACAACCGCGTTTCCTCCCTGTACCCGCGCTTCCGGGACATGATGGAAAGCAATGACTACGCCGGGCTGGACGAATGCCTGGCCGGCATGGACGCCCTGGATGAGGAATTCGCGGAGGCGGTCAAGCAGCAGATCATCCTGCGGGCGGAAGACGTGTCCGACATGCGGCGGGCTCTTCTTTACCTCAACCTGCTTAATGAAACCCGCACGATGATCCGCAAGGTGCTTCTGCTGGCGAAAATTCAGCGGAAATTCGTGCTTGGCTGGTAA
- the groES gene encoding co-chaperone GroES gives MANIKPLGQRVLVKRIEAETKTAGGLFLPDTAKEKPQEAEVISVGTGGRDDKGALIEFTVKPGDRVLISKYGGTEIKLDGEDYLILSENDILAIIG, from the coding sequence ATGGCAAACATCAAACCCCTAGGACAACGTGTGCTGGTCAAGCGCATTGAAGCTGAAACCAAGACGGCCGGCGGCCTGTTCCTGCCGGATACCGCCAAGGAAAAACCCCAGGAAGCCGAAGTAATCTCCGTAGGCACCGGCGGCCGGGACGACAAGGGCGCCTTGATTGAATTTACCGTGAAGCCGGGCGACCGCGTTCTCATTTCCAAATACGGCGGTACGGAAATCAAGCTGGACGGAGAAGACTACCTCATCCTGTCTGAAAACGACATTCTGGCCATCATTGGCTAA
- a CDS encoding outer membrane beta-barrel protein yields MKSLFYLSLMAAGMLAVHANGQSLYTLAGPVGLEESIPLKWSFNLAGGYDDNVNASNYDQQEAAFISTDIGASLANYDSVTQYSFSAKLGGIFYLKDLQGDTNESLSNSTLSANLSHSFDQTLRYNGSVSFAWQPEPNYANGIANSVSKAWTSRYSTTLGANFSMIEYQEDSAKTDNRDYVGMDFTNRYKWTERLALSLSWNGSYCHREYGNNEFSNFVMAGAEYAVAENTSATLRVGPQFKYVDGYGTKTYPSAEFGLNHRMSDRFMIGMFVRYSNEATNTYIPNSGASYYSNETWRFGVNSTLKLTHRVSLDAGVNLISSDYTNPSSSGNSDTTTLTFNATVGIKLMLTNALALTAQYSYTNGSYSGYNYPMPAYNRNVFSFGMNYSF; encoded by the coding sequence ATGAAGAGTCTTTTTTACCTCTCCCTGATGGCTGCCGGCATGCTTGCCGTTCACGCCAACGGGCAGTCCCTGTACACGCTGGCAGGGCCGGTTGGCCTGGAAGAATCCATTCCTCTGAAATGGTCGTTCAACCTGGCCGGCGGTTATGACGACAACGTCAACGCCTCCAACTACGACCAGCAGGAAGCCGCTTTCATCAGCACGGACATCGGCGCCTCCCTGGCCAATTACGACTCCGTGACGCAGTACTCCTTCTCTGCCAAGCTTGGCGGCATTTTCTACCTGAAGGACCTTCAGGGGGACACGAACGAATCCCTCTCCAACTCCACGCTGTCAGCCAATCTTTCCCACAGCTTTGACCAGACCCTCCGCTACAACGGCAGCGTGTCCTTTGCGTGGCAGCCGGAACCGAACTATGCCAATGGCATTGCCAACTCCGTGAGCAAGGCATGGACTTCCCGCTACTCCACGACGCTGGGCGCCAACTTCTCCATGATTGAGTATCAGGAGGATTCCGCCAAGACAGACAACCGTGACTATGTGGGCATGGATTTCACCAACCGTTACAAGTGGACGGAACGCCTGGCCCTCTCCCTGAGCTGGAACGGTTCCTACTGCCACCGCGAATACGGCAACAATGAATTCTCCAACTTCGTCATGGCCGGCGCTGAATACGCCGTGGCTGAAAACACGTCCGCAACGCTGCGCGTAGGCCCCCAGTTCAAGTATGTGGACGGTTACGGCACCAAGACGTATCCTTCCGCTGAATTCGGTTTGAACCACCGCATGAGCGATCGTTTCATGATCGGCATGTTCGTCCGTTACTCCAACGAAGCGACGAATACGTACATCCCCAACAGCGGCGCCAGCTACTACTCCAATGAAACGTGGCGCTTCGGTGTAAACAGCACCCTGAAACTGACGCACCGCGTCAGCCTGGATGCCGGCGTGAACCTGATTTCCAGCGACTACACGAACCCGAGCTCCAGCGGCAACAGTGACACGACGACGCTGACCTTCAACGCTACGGTCGGCATCAAGCTGATGCTGACCAATGCCCTGGCCCTTACGGCCCAGTATTCCTACACCAACGGCTCCTACAGCGGCTACAACTATCCCATGCCCGCCTACAACCGTAACGTGTTCTCCTTCGGAATGAATTACAGCTTCTAA
- the groL gene encoding chaperonin GroEL (60 kDa chaperone family; promotes refolding of misfolded polypeptides especially under stressful conditions; forms two stacked rings of heptamers to form a barrel-shaped 14mer; ends can be capped by GroES; misfolded proteins enter the barrel where they are refolded when GroES binds) gives MMAKQIQFDETARQALLRGVEQIAKAVKSTLGPAGRNVVIDKKFGSPLITKDGVTVAKEIELEDPFENMGAQLVREVSSKTNDVAGDGTTTATVLAESIYREGLRNVTAGANPISLQRGIMKAADAVVAELKKISKPVDSSKEVAQVATVSANWDAEIGHIIAEAMDKVGKDGTITVEEAKGIETTLDVVEGMQFDKGYLSPYFVTNAETMEAVLENPYILIHEKKINNLKDFLPLLEKVAKTGRPFLVIAEDIEGEALATLVVNRLRGVLNICAVKAPGFGDRRKAMMEDIAILTGGKCITEDLGIKLENVGIEDLGQAKRVVVSKDETVIVEGAGKSADIEARISQIRHQIKDTTSDYDREKLQERLAKLAGGVAVIHVGAATETEMKEKKARVDDALHATRAAVEEGIVPGGGVALIRAQKSIDTLKLEGDEETGAQIVYRAVEAPLRQLASNAGREGALIVAKVKGMKKAADGYNVATDKYEDLLTAGVVDPTKVTRSALQNAASIAGLLLTTECVIADKPEKKGCGCGSGAPDMGGMGGMGGMGMM, from the coding sequence ATTATGGCTAAACAAATCCAATTTGACGAAACCGCCCGCCAGGCCCTCCTCCGCGGCGTGGAACAGATTGCCAAGGCTGTCAAGAGCACGCTGGGCCCTGCCGGCCGCAACGTGGTGATCGACAAGAAATTCGGTTCCCCCCTCATCACCAAGGACGGCGTAACCGTCGCCAAGGAAATCGAACTGGAAGACCCGTTTGAAAACATGGGCGCCCAGCTTGTCCGTGAAGTCTCCTCCAAGACCAACGACGTGGCCGGGGACGGCACCACCACCGCCACCGTGCTGGCTGAAAGCATTTACCGCGAAGGCCTGCGCAACGTCACCGCCGGGGCCAACCCCATCTCCCTGCAGAGGGGCATCATGAAGGCCGCGGACGCCGTGGTTGCGGAACTCAAGAAGATCAGCAAGCCCGTTGACTCCAGCAAGGAAGTGGCCCAGGTTGCCACCGTTTCCGCCAACTGGGACGCGGAAATCGGCCACATCATCGCGGAAGCCATGGACAAGGTCGGCAAGGACGGCACCATCACCGTGGAAGAAGCCAAGGGCATTGAAACCACGCTGGACGTGGTGGAAGGCATGCAGTTTGACAAGGGCTACCTGTCCCCCTACTTCGTGACCAACGCGGAAACGATGGAAGCGGTGCTGGAAAACCCCTACATCCTGATTCACGAAAAGAAGATCAACAACCTGAAGGACTTCCTTCCGCTGCTTGAAAAAGTGGCCAAGACGGGCCGTCCCTTCCTGGTCATTGCGGAAGACATTGAAGGCGAAGCCCTCGCCACCCTGGTGGTCAACCGCCTGCGCGGCGTGCTGAACATCTGCGCGGTGAAGGCCCCCGGCTTCGGCGACCGGCGCAAGGCCATGATGGAAGACATCGCCATCCTCACCGGCGGCAAGTGCATCACGGAAGACCTGGGCATCAAGCTGGAAAACGTGGGCATTGAAGACCTCGGCCAGGCCAAGCGCGTGGTTGTCTCCAAGGATGAAACCGTCATCGTGGAAGGCGCCGGCAAGTCTGCCGACATTGAAGCCCGCATTTCCCAGATCCGCCACCAGATCAAGGACACCACGTCCGACTACGACCGTGAAAAGCTCCAGGAACGCCTGGCGAAGCTGGCCGGCGGCGTGGCCGTCATCCATGTGGGTGCCGCTACGGAAACGGAAATGAAGGAAAAGAAGGCCCGTGTGGACGACGCCCTGCACGCCACCCGCGCTGCGGTGGAAGAAGGCATTGTTCCCGGCGGCGGTGTGGCCCTCATCCGCGCCCAGAAGTCCATTGACACCCTCAAGCTGGAAGGCGACGAAGAAACCGGCGCCCAGATCGTCTACCGTGCGGTGGAAGCCCCGCTCCGCCAGCTGGCCAGCAATGCCGGGCGTGAAGGCGCCCTCATCGTTGCCAAGGTAAAAGGCATGAAGAAGGCGGCGGACGGCTACAACGTAGCCACGGACAAGTATGAAGACCTGCTTACCGCCGGTGTGGTGGACCCCACCAAGGTGACCCGTTCCGCCCTGCAGAACGCGGCCTCCATCGCCGGCCTGCTGCTCACCACGGAATGCGTCATTGCCGACAAGCCCGAGAAGAAGGGCTGCGGATGCGGCTCCGGCGCTCCCGACATGGGCGGCATGGGAGGAATGGGCGGCATGGGCATGATGTAA
- a CDS encoding glycosyltransferase has protein sequence MRIDVATDTYEPDVNGVAMTLGRLVRELRARGHLVHVLRASERDGASNPGETAMPSLSLPMYHEVKIGLPSADRFRARWMKKRPDVVYVATESPMGASAVKAARALEIPVVMGFHTNFHQYMKDYHFSGLENAAVNYLRKLHNQAGMTVVPTEEMRRTLEGLGFERLSVMGRGVDAALFDPARRDASLRQSWGVWRDEVVFGVVGRLAREKNLVAVLGLYTRLQREFPDCGMKMVVVGDGPMMSSLRSEFPDAVFCGMRSGEDLARHYAGMDVLLFPSETETFGNVLLEGMASGLATVSYRYAASADVVLDGINGLQAEKGNAEGFYSCMRRLLTDRELGGRLGAQARKTVSARAWDAIHDRFEELLASVAREENGTGYARPPRDAVLECRTVFLSDLHLGTKDCKADECRRFLKHVRAEKIVLVGDVVDAWALSRGSRWRRRHTRLIRTLLKKMEQENVEVLYLRGNHDDILEKFLPFHLGGLKMGKEYVHRAADGRRYLCVHGDGFDSISTNHRWLAVLGSLGYDVLLMVNRFYNRYRAWRGREYYSVSRAIKGRVKSAVNFIGKYEEQLQGLAVRRQCDGIIAGHVHHPADTMVGEVRYLNCGDWVETMSAVVEYADGRMETVLYKDFMKRLAYGACGTGTQPESSSCGEAS, from the coding sequence ATGAGAATTGACGTGGCAACGGATACGTATGAGCCTGATGTGAATGGAGTGGCCATGACTCTGGGGCGTCTGGTCCGGGAACTCAGGGCGCGGGGGCACCTGGTGCATGTGCTGCGGGCGTCGGAGCGGGACGGGGCTTCCAATCCCGGGGAGACGGCCATGCCGTCCCTCTCCCTTCCCATGTACCATGAAGTGAAGATAGGGCTGCCTTCCGCAGACAGGTTCCGCGCCAGATGGATGAAGAAGAGGCCGGATGTGGTTTACGTAGCCACGGAAAGCCCCATGGGGGCGTCCGCCGTCAAGGCCGCCCGCGCTCTGGAGATTCCCGTGGTGATGGGATTCCACACCAACTTCCACCAGTACATGAAGGATTACCATTTCTCCGGGCTGGAAAACGCCGCCGTGAATTACCTGCGCAAGCTGCACAACCAGGCGGGGATGACGGTAGTGCCCACGGAAGAGATGCGCCGTACGCTGGAAGGGCTGGGGTTTGAACGCCTCTCCGTGATGGGGCGCGGGGTGGATGCCGCCTTGTTTGATCCTGCCCGGCGGGATGCCTCTCTCCGTCAATCCTGGGGCGTGTGGAGGGATGAAGTGGTGTTTGGCGTGGTGGGGCGCCTGGCACGGGAAAAGAACCTGGTGGCGGTACTGGGCCTGTATACGCGCCTGCAGCGGGAATTTCCGGACTGCGGCATGAAAATGGTGGTAGTGGGGGACGGCCCCATGATGAGCAGCCTCCGCAGTGAATTTCCCGACGCCGTTTTTTGCGGAATGCGCAGTGGGGAAGACCTGGCGCGCCATTACGCCGGGATGGATGTGCTGCTGTTCCCGAGCGAGACGGAGACTTTCGGGAACGTCCTGCTGGAAGGCATGGCCAGCGGACTGGCTACGGTCAGCTACCGGTACGCCGCTTCCGCGGACGTGGTGCTGGACGGCATCAACGGCCTTCAGGCGGAGAAGGGGAACGCGGAGGGGTTTTATTCCTGCATGCGCCGCCTGCTTACGGACAGGGAACTGGGCGGCAGGCTCGGGGCGCAGGCCCGCAAGACTGTGAGCGCCAGGGCATGGGATGCCATCCATGACAGGTTTGAAGAACTGCTGGCCTCCGTGGCGCGGGAGGAAAACGGAACGGGTTATGCCCGCCCCCCGCGGGACGCCGTTCTGGAATGCCGCACGGTTTTTCTGTCAGACCTCCATCTGGGGACGAAAGACTGCAAGGCGGACGAATGCCGGAGGTTCCTGAAGCATGTGCGGGCGGAGAAAATAGTTCTGGTGGGGGATGTGGTGGATGCCTGGGCGCTGTCCCGCGGCAGCCGCTGGCGCAGGCGGCATACGCGCCTGATCCGTACCCTGCTGAAAAAAATGGAGCAGGAGAATGTGGAAGTGCTGTACCTGCGCGGGAACCATGACGATATTCTGGAAAAATTCCTTCCCTTTCATCTGGGCGGGTTGAAGATGGGTAAGGAATATGTGCACCGGGCGGCGGACGGCAGGCGTTACCTGTGCGTGCACGGGGACGGGTTTGACTCCATTTCCACCAATCACCGGTGGCTGGCGGTGCTCGGCTCCCTGGGATACGATGTCCTGCTGATGGTCAACCGCTTTTATAACAGGTACCGCGCGTGGCGGGGCAGGGAATATTATTCCGTTTCCCGGGCCATCAAGGGGAGGGTGAAATCCGCCGTCAATTTCATCGGAAAATATGAGGAGCAGCTTCAGGGCCTGGCCGTCAGGAGGCAGTGTGACGGCATCATCGCCGGGCACGTGCACCATCCGGCGGATACCATGGTGGGAGAAGTGCGCTACCTGAATTGCGGGGACTGGGTGGAAACCATGAGCGCAGTGGTGGAATACGCGGATGGCCGCATGGAAACGGTGCTGTACAAGGATTTCATGAAACGCCTGGCTTACGGCGCATGCGGCACCGGAACGCAGCCGGAGTCTTCCTCCTGCGGGGAGGCTTCGTGA
- the dnaK gene encoding molecular chaperone DnaK encodes MAKILGIDLGTTNSCMAVMEGGQGTVLENSEGARTTPSIVAFTKSGERLVGQAAKRQAVTNPKNTVFSSKRLIGRKYSELTEEDKKVPYEIVEAPNGDAYIRVDVGGEKKTFSPQEIASMVLAKLKADAESKLGETISEAVITVPAYFNDAQRNATKAAGEIAGLKVRRIINEPTAAALAYGLDKKSNENIAVYDLGGGTFDISVLEIGDGVFEVKASDGDTHLGGDDWDNAIITWIMEEFKKDSGMDLSNQPDAIQRIKEEAEKAKIALSSTQSYDISLPFITADSSGPKHIQLTLSRSKLEQLTGDLLDRTRKPVLDCIAASGLKTGDIDELVLVGGMTRMPAVQEEAHTLAGKEPHKGVNPDEVVAIGAAIQGGVLQGDVNDVLLLDVTPLTLSIETMGGIATPMIERNTTIPVRKSQVFSTAADNQPAVDIRVCQGERKMFDDNKLLGNFKLDGISPARRGEPQIEVTFDIDANGILHVSAKDKGTGKEQKISIQGSSGLSKDEIERAKRDAEAHAEEDKKRAEEIDTVNQADTLCFSVERQLKDMGDKIPADLKREIEDKVMHLKEAISKKEYTAIKAGKEDLESRLEALYKAAEAAQQQSAGAAGPMPGAAPEEEPSDGPRKAKGRVVDAEIVDDEK; translated from the coding sequence ATGGCTAAAATATTAGGAATCGACTTGGGCACGACCAACTCGTGCATGGCTGTAATGGAAGGCGGTCAGGGTACCGTACTTGAAAACAGCGAAGGTGCGCGCACCACTCCCTCCATTGTTGCCTTCACCAAGAGCGGTGAACGCCTCGTGGGGCAGGCCGCCAAACGTCAGGCGGTGACCAACCCGAAAAACACCGTGTTTTCCTCCAAGCGCCTCATTGGCCGCAAGTACAGCGAGCTGACGGAAGAAGACAAGAAGGTGCCTTATGAAATCGTGGAAGCTCCCAACGGGGATGCCTATATCCGCGTGGATGTGGGCGGTGAAAAGAAGACCTTTTCCCCGCAGGAAATCGCTTCCATGGTCCTTGCCAAGCTGAAGGCTGATGCGGAATCCAAGCTGGGTGAAACGATCTCGGAAGCCGTCATTACCGTTCCGGCCTATTTCAATGACGCCCAGCGCAACGCGACCAAGGCCGCCGGTGAAATCGCCGGCCTGAAGGTGCGCCGCATCATCAATGAACCGACGGCGGCTGCCCTGGCCTATGGCCTGGACAAGAAGTCCAATGAAAACATAGCCGTATACGACCTTGGCGGCGGCACCTTTGATATTTCCGTGCTGGAAATCGGTGACGGCGTGTTTGAAGTGAAAGCCTCCGACGGCGATACCCACCTGGGCGGCGACGACTGGGACAACGCGATCATCACCTGGATCATGGAGGAATTCAAGAAGGACTCCGGCATGGACCTCTCCAACCAGCCTGACGCCATCCAGCGCATCAAGGAAGAAGCTGAAAAGGCCAAGATTGCCCTTTCCTCCACCCAGAGCTATGACATCAGCCTGCCGTTCATCACGGCGGACTCCTCCGGCCCCAAGCACATTCAGCTTACGCTGAGCCGTTCCAAGCTGGAACAGCTCACGGGCGACCTGCTGGACCGCACCCGCAAGCCCGTCCTGGACTGCATTGCCGCTTCCGGCCTGAAAACCGGCGACATTGACGAACTGGTGCTGGTGGGCGGCATGACCCGCATGCCCGCCGTTCAGGAAGAGGCCCATACGCTGGCCGGCAAGGAACCCCACAAGGGCGTGAACCCGGATGAAGTGGTAGCCATAGGCGCCGCCATTCAGGGGGGCGTGCTCCAGGGGGACGTGAACGACGTACTTCTGCTGGACGTGACTCCGCTGACCCTGTCCATTGAAACGATGGGCGGCATCGCCACGCCGATGATCGAGCGCAACACGACCATCCCGGTGCGCAAGAGCCAAGTGTTCTCCACCGCGGCTGACAACCAGCCTGCCGTGGACATCCGCGTGTGCCAGGGGGAACGCAAGATGTTTGACGACAACAAGCTTCTGGGCAACTTCAAGCTGGACGGCATCTCCCCGGCGCGCCGCGGCGAACCGCAGATTGAAGTGACCTTTGACATTGACGCCAACGGCATCCTGCACGTCTCCGCCAAGGACAAGGGCACCGGCAAGGAACAGAAGATCTCCATCCAGGGTTCCAGCGGCCTTTCCAAGGATGAAATCGAACGTGCCAAGCGTGATGCGGAAGCCCATGCGGAAGAAGACAAGAAGCGCGCCGAGGAAATTGACACCGTCAACCAGGCGGACACCCTCTGCTTCTCCGTGGAACGCCAGCTCAAGGACATGGGAGACAAGATTCCCGCCGACCTCAAGCGTGAAATTGAAGACAAGGTGATGCACCTGAAGGAAGCCATCTCCAAGAAGGAATACACGGCCATCAAGGCAGGCAAGGAAGACCTTGAATCCCGCCTGGAAGCCCTGTACAAGGCAGCGGAAGCCGCCCAGCAGCAATCCGCCGGCGCAGCCGGTCCCATGCCGGGCGCCGCTCCTGAGGAAGAACCTTCCGACGGCCCCCGCAAGGCCAAAGGCCGCGTGGTGGACGCCGAAATCGTCGACGACGAGAAATAA